From the genome of Dickeya aquatica, one region includes:
- a CDS encoding ABC transporter substrate-binding protein, with translation MKGTLFAAGLMALAPVVQAADLTIGLASFTTSMDPQFYVGGANSAMARNVFDGLVNQNETQHITPALAVSWQAIDDSTWQFKLRPGVKFHDGSDFSARDVVASVKRVALAAKNSPSAYTPYVADISEIREIDPLTVEMKTKGPAALLLNNLSRIAIMPARLVDQPSEVLNSGKEIIGTGPFRFVSYTPDDKAVLSRNDGYWAGKAEWDSVTLRVIKNSSARIAALLAGDVDMIESVPTTDRANIASQQAFTTVSVPGNRILYLHPDQDRDTSPFARGDDGKNPLKKQAVRQAMSLAINRDALVQRLLDGQGLSSSQLVPQGYPGYSARIAPPAYDAAQARQMLTQAGYPNGFTLTFHASNDRYPNDAKIAQALGQMFSQVGIKTDVVTMPGNVYFAKAAQREFSLVMGGAAIETGEASGVLGPLLETFGPQTGQGNRGRYTNVEFDKLLGQARATLDEGKRDALLQQASELAMKEQGVIPLLFLSNTWAMKKSYRYMGRTDGYTLPYFVHSQ, from the coding sequence ATGAAAGGAACCCTGTTTGCTGCTGGGTTGATGGCGCTGGCACCGGTGGTGCAGGCCGCCGATCTGACCATCGGATTGGCCTCATTCACCACCTCGATGGACCCGCAGTTCTACGTGGGTGGCGCGAACAGCGCGATGGCCCGTAATGTGTTTGACGGGCTGGTCAATCAAAACGAAACACAGCACATTACGCCCGCGCTGGCGGTGTCATGGCAAGCGATAGATGACAGCACCTGGCAATTCAAGCTGCGCCCCGGTGTGAAGTTTCATGACGGCAGTGATTTTAGCGCCCGTGATGTGGTGGCCAGTGTGAAACGTGTCGCATTAGCGGCAAAGAACAGTCCCAGTGCCTATACCCCGTATGTTGCCGACATCAGTGAGATTCGTGAGATTGACCCGCTGACGGTGGAAATGAAAACCAAGGGGCCGGCGGCATTGTTACTCAATAACCTGAGCCGTATTGCCATCATGCCCGCCCGCTTGGTTGACCAGCCGAGTGAGGTGCTCAACAGCGGTAAAGAGATTATCGGTACCGGGCCGTTCAGGTTTGTCTCCTATACCCCGGATGACAAAGCGGTGTTGAGCCGTAATGACGGGTATTGGGCCGGTAAAGCGGAGTGGGACAGTGTCACCCTGCGCGTGATTAAAAACAGCAGTGCCCGCATTGCTGCCTTGCTGGCAGGCGATGTGGACATGATAGAAAGCGTACCGACGACAGACAGAGCCAATATCGCCAGTCAGCAGGCGTTTACGACGGTATCGGTGCCGGGCAACCGGATTTTGTATCTGCACCCGGATCAAGACCGCGACACTTCGCCTTTTGCCCGCGGCGATGACGGCAAGAACCCGCTGAAGAAACAGGCGGTGCGTCAGGCGATGTCACTGGCGATTAACCGTGATGCGCTGGTGCAGCGTCTGCTTGACGGCCAGGGATTGTCGTCTTCCCAACTGGTGCCGCAGGGCTATCCCGGTTATTCGGCACGTATTGCGCCCCCGGCTTACGATGCGGCGCAGGCCCGGCAGATGCTGACGCAGGCGGGGTATCCGAACGGGTTTACGCTGACGTTCCATGCCTCGAACGATCGCTACCCTAATGATGCCAAGATTGCACAAGCGCTGGGTCAGATGTTCAGTCAGGTCGGTATCAAGACTGATGTGGTGACGATGCCCGGTAACGTCTATTTCGCCAAGGCAGCCCAGCGGGAATTTAGCCTGGTGATGGGCGGCGCGGCCATCGAAACCGGTGAGGCATCAGGCGTGCTGGGGCCGCTATTGGAAACCTTCGGCCCGCAGACCGGGCAAGGAAACCGCGGGCGTTACACTAACGTCGAGTTTGACAAACTGCTGGGGCAGGCACGCGCGACGCTGGATGAAGGCAAGCGAGATGCGTTGTTACAGCAGGCAAGCGAATTGGCGATGAAAGAGCAGGGGGTGATTCCGCTGTTGTTTCTCTCCAACACCTGGGCAATGAAAAAAAGCTATCGCTATATGGGCCGCACAGACGGCTACACATTGCCCTATTTTGTTCACTCCCAATAA
- a CDS encoding ABC transporter permease has translation MNVANDAHRTAALPSGTLSAWRRLAGQPLPGLGLLMLLMVVIFSLLAPWLALQNPYDLTQLNILDNRLPPRSAGMTGMTYWLGSDDQGRDVLSAILYGTRTSLMVAVSSALMALAVGMVAGMLSAWLGGKTDTLLMRIVDIQLSFPPILIALILLAVLGQGVEKIILALVMTQWAYYARTLRASALQQRQRSYIEAARGMAFSDTRIVFFHLLPNCLPPLIVVAAMRIAYAIMLEATLSFLGIGLPVTEPSLGLLIANGFDYLLSGEYWISLFPGVMLLVLIVSINLIGDGLRDVLNTRQEN, from the coding sequence ATGAATGTGGCAAATGATGCGCACCGCACCGCGGCTTTACCATCGGGTACGCTGAGCGCGTGGCGTAGGCTGGCAGGTCAACCGCTACCGGGACTGGGGCTGCTGATGTTGCTGATGGTGGTGATATTTTCGCTGCTGGCTCCCTGGCTTGCGTTACAAAACCCGTATGATCTGACGCAACTCAATATTCTGGATAACCGCCTGCCACCGCGCTCAGCAGGGATGACAGGGATGACGTACTGGCTGGGCAGTGACGATCAGGGCCGAGATGTGCTCAGTGCCATTTTGTATGGCACGCGCACCAGCCTGATGGTGGCAGTCAGTAGCGCACTGATGGCGCTGGCCGTTGGCATGGTGGCGGGGATGCTCAGTGCGTGGCTGGGCGGTAAAACCGACACCCTATTGATGCGCATTGTCGATATTCAACTGAGCTTCCCGCCTATCTTGATTGCGCTGATTTTACTGGCGGTACTGGGGCAGGGGGTGGAGAAAATCATTCTGGCACTGGTGATGACGCAGTGGGCCTATTATGCGCGCACACTGCGAGCCAGTGCGCTGCAACAGCGCCAGCGCAGCTATATCGAGGCGGCGCGCGGTATGGCATTTTCCGATACGCGTATCGTGTTTTTTCACCTGCTCCCCAACTGCCTGCCGCCATTGATTGTGGTGGCCGCGATGCGCATTGCCTATGCGATTATGCTGGAAGCGACGCTGTCGTTTCTGGGTATCGGTTTGCCCGTTACCGAGCCATCACTGGGGTTACTTATTGCCAACGGGTTCGATTATTTGTTATCTGGCGAGTATTGGATAAGCCTGTTTCCCGGCGTGATGTTGCTGGTGCTGATTGTTTCTATCAACCTGATTGGCGATGGCC
- a CDS encoding LysR family transcriptional regulator — protein sequence MSRINLRQVEAFHKVILTGGITQAANIMNVTQPAVSRLIKDFELAVKLKLFDRDGRGLEPREEALKLFREIERLYLGLDNILRVADEIRHAKGSVLRIGAVSALANLCTERIFPTLLRQYAEVSLFMDVESTPAITDMVLSNQYDIGFINSTPTIKGLQAEMLGTAHAVAVISPDHPLADREQITLDDLNVHRAILPGRKTVLRAQLAQAISLRGTVLQSPIETSLRHCCMMASTGLGIGIVDTITAQSGHPGLLIKPFEPKLEIAYLAIFPPRHARSMLIEQVTHEMRKLIAEKNTAA from the coding sequence ATGAGTCGAATCAACTTAAGACAGGTTGAAGCATTCCATAAGGTGATTCTGACCGGCGGTATCACTCAGGCGGCGAATATCATGAACGTCACCCAGCCCGCCGTCAGCCGCTTGATAAAGGATTTCGAGCTCGCCGTTAAACTAAAACTGTTCGACCGTGATGGCCGCGGGCTGGAGCCGCGTGAAGAGGCGCTAAAGCTTTTTCGGGAAATCGAGCGGCTCTATCTGGGGCTGGATAACATCCTGCGGGTGGCTGACGAAATCCGTCATGCCAAAGGCAGCGTGCTGCGCATTGGCGCAGTCTCCGCGCTGGCTAACCTGTGTACCGAGCGCATTTTCCCAACGCTGCTGCGCCAGTATGCTGAGGTATCGCTGTTTATGGATGTGGAGAGCACGCCAGCTATCACCGACATGGTGTTAAGTAATCAGTATGACATCGGTTTTATCAACAGCACCCCGACTATCAAAGGCCTACAGGCTGAGATGCTCGGGACCGCCCATGCCGTTGCCGTGATATCGCCTGACCATCCGCTGGCTGACCGTGAACAGATAACCCTGGACGACCTTAACGTACACCGCGCCATTCTGCCGGGCCGTAAAACGGTGTTGCGGGCGCAACTGGCGCAGGCTATTTCACTGCGGGGCACGGTGTTGCAAAGCCCGATTGAAACCTCGCTGCGCCACTGCTGTATGATGGCATCAACCGGCCTGGGTATCGGTATTGTGGATACCATCACCGCCCAGAGCGGCCATCCCGGATTACTGATAAAGCCGTTTGAACCCAAGCTGGAGATTGCCTATCTGGCTATTTTCCCGCCCCGACATGCCCGCAGCATGTTAATCGAACAGGTCACGCATGAAATGCGCAAATTAATTGCCGAAAAAAATACCGCCGCCTGA
- a CDS encoding nucleoside hydrolase has product MIRQRIIIDTDPGVDDAIALWLALASPALDVLGVTVVAGNVALSDTLSNARRVVALAGRRDVPVFAGASRPLIGPQRYGKYAHIGAFDDSLLPAVGCQLAEEQEHAVEFIVRTARQAAQANDPITICAIGPMTNLALALIQHPDVTRGIRQIVTMSCAFSALGHRMPWAEFNVYADPHAARRVFESGIPLVVMPLDMTFQALITTPDIDILACNAGQPGQAIARLLRTFDRGDKARFGREGGPIHDATTIAWLLQPSLFSGREARIGVTVGGETAGHTWADFYGKLNKQPNAQVMQSVDETGFLSLLIQVLGNYQHTDGTTSRVADTP; this is encoded by the coding sequence ATGATACGTCAGCGCATCATTATTGATACTGATCCCGGCGTCGATGATGCCATCGCCCTGTGGCTGGCGCTGGCCTCGCCAGCGCTTGATGTCCTGGGGGTGACGGTCGTGGCCGGTAACGTGGCGCTCAGCGATACGTTGTCAAACGCCCGCCGGGTGGTGGCACTTGCCGGGCGACGCGATGTGCCGGTGTTTGCCGGGGCATCGCGGCCGCTGATTGGCCCGCAGCGTTATGGCAAATATGCGCATATTGGCGCATTTGATGACAGCCTGCTGCCCGCGGTGGGGTGTCAACTGGCAGAAGAGCAAGAGCATGCGGTGGAATTTATTGTGCGCACGGCCAGACAGGCCGCACAAGCCAACGACCCGATAACGATCTGCGCAATTGGGCCGATGACCAATCTGGCATTGGCACTGATTCAGCACCCGGACGTTACGCGAGGCATCCGCCAGATAGTCACCATGAGTTGCGCGTTCAGTGCGCTGGGGCATCGCATGCCCTGGGCGGAGTTTAATGTCTATGCCGACCCTCATGCGGCCAGACGCGTGTTTGAAAGCGGTATCCCTCTGGTGGTCATGCCACTGGATATGACCTTTCAGGCACTGATCACCACGCCGGATATCGACATACTGGCCTGCAATGCCGGGCAGCCGGGACAGGCGATAGCCCGCCTGCTGCGCACCTTTGACCGGGGCGATAAGGCCCGTTTTGGCCGAGAAGGCGGGCCGATTCATGATGCCACCACGATTGCCTGGTTGCTGCAACCGTCGCTGTTCTCTGGCCGGGAGGCGCGTATCGGGGTGACGGTCGGTGGTGAAACCGCCGGGCACACCTGGGCGGATTTCTACGGTAAACTGAATAAACAACCGAATGCGCAGGTGATGCAATCTGTTGATGAGACTGGGTTTTTATCACTACTGATACAGGTATTGGGCAATTATCAGCACACTGATGGCACGACAAGCCGAGTGGCGGATACGCCTTAA
- a CDS encoding ABC transporter permease: MARFLLGRLVQTLITLVVMSILVFVGLYWVGNPVDLLLGSHATEADRAAVIHAFGLDKPWWQQYGIFVLHALQGDLGQSFIFNQPALHLIIQRLPATLELALVAFVLSLLVGVPLGVFAGLRPHSWAAKSVMVGSILGFSLPSFWLGMMMIMLVSVKLGWLPASGRGQTVTVAGVPLSLFSADGWQHLILPALNLALFKISLIIRLTRAGVHECLQQDYVRFARAKGLSEARILFVHVLKNTLIPLITVIGMELGTLIAFAVVTETIYAWPGMGKLIIDSIAVLDRPVILAYLMMTVVMFSLLNLLVDVLYAVIDPRIRLGGSDECGK, from the coding sequence ATGGCGCGCTTTCTGCTCGGCCGTTTAGTGCAAACGCTGATAACACTGGTGGTAATGTCGATACTGGTGTTTGTTGGCCTGTATTGGGTCGGTAATCCGGTGGATTTGCTGCTGGGCAGCCATGCCACCGAGGCCGACAGGGCGGCGGTGATCCACGCCTTTGGGCTAGACAAGCCCTGGTGGCAGCAGTATGGCATCTTTGTTCTGCACGCCCTGCAAGGCGACCTTGGCCAATCGTTTATCTTTAATCAACCGGCCTTGCACCTGATTATCCAGCGCCTGCCCGCCACGCTTGAGCTGGCGCTGGTCGCTTTTGTGCTGTCATTGCTGGTGGGGGTGCCGCTGGGTGTGTTTGCCGGACTGCGGCCTCATAGCTGGGCGGCCAAATCGGTGATGGTCGGGTCGATTTTGGGTTTTAGTCTGCCCAGCTTTTGGCTCGGCATGATGATGATTATGCTGGTGAGTGTAAAGCTAGGCTGGCTGCCCGCGTCGGGCCGGGGCCAAACGGTGACGGTGGCCGGGGTGCCGCTGAGCCTGTTCAGTGCCGATGGCTGGCAGCACCTTATCTTGCCTGCGCTGAATCTTGCGTTGTTTAAAATTTCGCTGATTATTCGGCTGACGCGAGCGGGCGTGCATGAGTGCCTGCAACAGGATTATGTGCGTTTTGCCCGCGCCAAGGGGCTGTCGGAGGCCCGGATTTTGTTTGTGCATGTGTTGAAAAACACGCTGATCCCGCTGATTACCGTGATTGGTATGGAGCTTGGCACGTTGATTGCCTTTGCGGTGGTCACGGAGACGATTTATGCCTGGCCGGGCATGGGTAAGCTGATCATCGATTCGATAGCGGTGCTGGACAGGCCTGTTATCCTCGCCTACCTGATGATGACGGTGGTGATGTTCAGTCTGCTCAATTTACTGGTTGATGTGCTCTATGCGGTGATTGACCCGCGTATTCGGCTGGGGGGGAGCGATGAATGTGGCAAATGA
- a CDS encoding nucleoside hydrolase codes for MTAIPIIIDCDPGIDDALALLCAFVAPELSIQGITVVNGNQPLPVTLRNALQIVELGERLDIPVFSGCWQPMVREAIHGQFHGPHGLGEADFPAPHLAAQQQHAVDFLVTRCLLAARQGQPLTLCTLGPMTNLASALCIAPEMAEGIARIVSMGGACRVPGNRTAAAEFNILADPHAADIVFSQHIPITLLPLDATHQVILTPERAEQFAAHAGRLASPLRQLLAGWDRHDLRRYGSRGGPLHDPLVIAWVLRPDLFHTESARIFVEHDSERCMGKTVMDLYDASGLPANVDVVTTVDTEAVLRLFEQLLSMYGAT; via the coding sequence GTGACAGCCATTCCTATTATTATTGATTGCGATCCCGGTATTGATGACGCACTGGCGCTGCTTTGTGCGTTTGTTGCACCTGAGTTGTCAATTCAGGGGATTACCGTGGTTAACGGTAATCAACCGCTGCCCGTGACGTTGCGCAATGCGTTGCAGATTGTCGAACTGGGCGAGCGTCTTGATATTCCAGTCTTTTCCGGCTGCTGGCAGCCGATGGTACGAGAAGCCATTCACGGTCAGTTTCATGGCCCGCATGGCTTGGGTGAAGCCGATTTCCCCGCGCCACATCTGGCCGCGCAACAACAACATGCGGTTGATTTTCTGGTCACCCGCTGCCTGCTGGCGGCCCGACAGGGGCAACCGCTTACGCTGTGTACTCTCGGGCCAATGACCAATCTCGCCAGCGCCTTGTGCATCGCACCTGAGATGGCTGAAGGGATTGCGCGTATTGTCTCGATGGGGGGAGCCTGTCGCGTTCCCGGCAATCGCACGGCGGCGGCAGAGTTTAATATTCTGGCCGATCCCCATGCGGCAGATATCGTTTTCTCGCAACATATCCCCATAACGTTACTGCCCCTGGATGCCACGCATCAGGTGATCCTCACGCCAGAGCGCGCAGAGCAATTCGCGGCACATGCCGGGCGATTAGCCTCGCCATTGCGGCAATTACTGGCCGGGTGGGATCGTCATGATCTGCGCCGTTATGGCTCCCGAGGTGGCCCGTTGCATGATCCGCTGGTCATCGCCTGGGTACTGCGCCCGGATCTGTTTCACACCGAGTCGGCACGCATTTTTGTCGAACATGATAGCGAACGCTGTATGGGAAAAACGGTGATGGATCTTTATGATGCCAGCGGGTTACCGGCGAATGTCGATGTGGTTACCACGGTGGATACCGAAGCGGTGCTGCGTTTATTTGAGCAGTTGCTCTCAATGTATGGAGCCACATGA